In one Alnus glutinosa chromosome 12, dhAlnGlut1.1, whole genome shotgun sequence genomic region, the following are encoded:
- the LOC133851081 gene encoding putative disease resistance RPP13-like protein 3, producing the protein MADYVVNFLVEYLSQQLEKEGNFFGGVEDQVKSLHRELRLINIFLENSREKRNEHAMVKEVVGQIREVAYEAEDVIDMFILKVAEHKRRSLMGRIFLSPKHAMMLRDVGKKIAGIKNAINEIYNNRERYDIERATETVDAAAVEALQRRRREVEEDDVVGFVDDSSTLVKQLIEGDRNCDVISIIGMGGLGKTTLARKIYNNVRVKSHFECRAWVYVSENFKTKELLLNILKQMKISYIRKALEEMGKERSEEMGEESSDEALLNILKLLKALVEMVEERSEEMGKERSEEMGKESSDSWTKLEDMGVKELKELLFKCLGRKRYLIVMDDIWKAEVWDEVRSTYPDDLNGSRILITSRIKEVASHTSLTPPYFLPFLNKDESWELLSKKVFRGGACPPELETVGRKIAEDCCGLPLSIVVLGGLLANKEKTPRTWSKLIGNVNWYLTEANTICKDILAISYTNLPRRLQPCFLYFGVYPKNFEITGRQLIHLWIAEGFIQHAGNRSIEDVAEDYLEELIDRSLIQVASRRTDGGVKKCRIHDLLRDLCISESKEDKFLELLKDDNRSFPNKSRRVSIHGIFPLNIFYNFSDPPCARSVLFFGDGKDKSWNLFLQNFKLIRVLNFECIRLHSIPESIETMMHLRYLSIRISFFVMDISDFIGNLTNLETLFIMGDSGRSYSVTGIFKLQHLRNLHLKGFESLSCRLDEVLWNLQVLSAEMYNYGKEQTFPFELDKFPCLRELRIVLDNYLSESNAVKFLEDLHHLRYLQILRIEKFPMLFSDSSSFPSTVTQLTICNAQFLGVGGGMTMLGNLPNLRILKIKWCNNIIDLHVFGGSFPRLEVLQLQDLAKVKQWKQDGSAMPCLRYLDIRRCHRLTMLPPELWSLTALQKLEVELLPNSRLRCGLQELEMNVSCKIVIKTKDTGII; encoded by the coding sequence ATGGCCGACTATGTTGTTAATTTCCTCGTAGAATACCTGTCCCAGCAACTGGAAAAGGAAGGAAATTTCTTTGGTGGAGTGGAGGATCAAGTCAAGTCACTCCATAGGGAGCTTCGACTGATAAATATCTTCTTGGAGAACTCCCGGGAAAAACGGAATGAGCATGCAATGGTGAAGGAGGTAGTCGGACAGATCAGGGAGGTGGCTTACGAGGCTGAGGATGTTATCGACATGTTCATCCTCAAGGTTGCAGAGCACAAGAGGAGGAGCCTGATGGGGAGGATATTTCTTAGCCCCAAGCACGCAATGATGCTTCGCGATGTTGGAAAGAAGATTGCAGGCATCAAGAATGCAATCAATGAAATCTACAATAACAGAGAAAGGTATGACATTGAAAGAGCTACGGAGACTGTAGACGCGGCGGCGGTGGAGGCACTACAGAGGCGTAGGAGAGAAGTCGAGGAAGATGACGTGGTGGGTTTCGTTGATGACTCATCGACACTGGTGAAGCAACTTATTGAAGGGGATCGGAACTGTGATGTCATTTCGATCATTGGCATGGGTGGGTTGGGGAAGACAACTCTTGCCAGGAAAATCTACAACAATGTTCGCGTCAAGAGCCACTTCGAGTGCCGTGCATGGGTGTATgtatctgaaaatttcaaaaccaAAGAGCTCTTGCTTAACATTTTAAAACAGATGAAAATATCATATATCCGGAAGGCACTAGAAgaaatgggtaaggaaagatcAGAAGAAATGGGTGAGGAAAGTTCAGATGAGGCCTTGCTTAACATTTTAAAACTGTTGAAGGCACTAGTTGAAATGGTTGAGGAAAGATCAGAAgaaatgggtaaggaaagatcAGAAGAAATGGGTAAGGAAAGTTCAGATTCGTGGACGAAACTAGAAGACATGGGTGTAAAAGAATTAAAGGAGCTATTGTTCAAATGCTTGGGAAGAAAAAGGTACCTAATAGTCATGGACGACATCTGGAAAGCTGAAGTCTGGGATGAGGTAAGATCTACTTATCCCGATGACTTGAATGGAAGCAGAATATTGATCACAAGCCGCATAAAAGAAGTTGCTTCACATACAAGCCTTACTCCTCCCTACTTTCTCCCATTTCTGAACAAAGATGAAAGTTGGGAGCTCTTAAGTAAGAAAGTGTTTCGAGGAGGAGCATGTCCTCCCGAGTTGGAAACTGTGGGGAGAAAAATCGCAGAAGATTGTTGTGGCTTACCACTTTCCATTGTGGTATTAGGGGGCCTTTTAGCAAACAAAGAGAAGACACCTCGAACATGGTCCAAATTGATTGGCAATGTAAACTGGTACCTTACAGAGGCTAATACAATCTGCAAAGACATATTGGCCATAAGCTACACCAACCTGCCTCGACGCTTGCAACcatgttttttgtattttggtgtGTACCCAAAAAACTTTGAGATCACTGGAAGGCAACTGATCCACCTATGGATAGCCGAGGGATTCATACAGCACGCTGGCAATAGAAGCATAGAGGATGTTGCCGAAGACTACTTGGAGGAGCTCATCGATCGAAGCTTGATACAAGTGGCTAGCAGGAGGACAGATGGAGGTGTAAAGAAATGTCGTATTCATGATCTTCTGCGAGACCTCTGCATatccgagagcaaggaagacaAATTTCTTGAGCTACTCAAAGATGACAACCGTTCATTCCCGAACAAATCTCGCAGAGTTTCCATCCACGGTATCTTCCctttaaacattttttataacttttctGATCCTCCATGTGCCCGTTCTGTGTTGTTCTTTGGCGATGGCAAAGATAAAAGCTGGAATTTGTTCCTCCAAAACTTCAAGTTGATTCGGGTGCTTAATTTTGAGTGTATAAGACTCCACTCCATTCCCGAAAGCATAGAAACAATGATGCACTTGAGGTACTTGAGTATAAGAATATCCTTTTTTGTAATGGATATATCTGATTTCATTGGTAACCTTACTAATCTGGAAACACTTTTCATAATGGGTGATTCTGGACGGAGTTACTCGGTAACTGGGATATTTAAGCTACAACATTTAAGGAATCTGCATCTGAAAGGGTTCGAGTCATTGTCTTGCCGTTTGGATGAAGTTCTATGGAACCTCCAAGTCCTTTCCGCCGAAATGTATAACTATGGTAAAGAGCAAACTTTTCCTTTCGAACTGGACAAGTTTCCTTGTTTAAGGGAACTAAGAATAGTACTTGATAATTATTTGAGTGAAAGCAATGCAGTAAAATTTTTGGAAGACCTCCACCATTTACGTTATCTTCAAATATTGAGAATCGAGAAATTCCCAATGCTTTTTAGTGATTCAAGTTCATTTCCATCGACAGTCACCCAACTAACCATATGCAATGCACAGTTCTTAGGAGTCGGTGGCGGCATGACAATGCTAGGAAACCTTCCCAATCTTCGGATACTGAAAATAAAATGGTGCAACAATATTATTGATTTGCACGTCTTTGGAGGTTCATTTCCTCGACTCGAAGTCCTTCAATTACAAGATTTGGCGAAAGTAAAACAATGGAAACAGGATGGAAGTGCAATGCCATGCCTTAGATATTTGGATATCAGAAGATGCCATCGTTTAACCATGCTCCCTCCGGAACTATGGAGTTTGACTGCCTTACAAAAGTTGGAGGTGGAGTTACTTCCCAACTCAAGATTGCGATGTGGGCTTCAGGAATTGGAGATGAATGTTAGCTGTAAGATAGTGATTAAGACCAAGGACACTGGAATCATCTAA